From the genome of Hathewaya histolytica, one region includes:
- a CDS encoding L-threonine 3-dehydrogenase → MKKILVTGSLGQIGSELVAKLRDVYGTNNVIASDIRKPEGNPTVESGPFEILDVLDAQKMSSIVKDNNVDSIIHLAALLSAVAEAKPQLAWNINMGGLVNALEVAREGKCQFFTPSSIGAFGPSTPKVSTPQDTLQRPQTMYGVTKVSGELLCDYYFKKFGVDTRGVRFPGLISYVAPPGGGTTDYAVDIYYEALKNKAYTSYIGKGTHMDMMYMPDALNAIVNLMEADPAKLKHRNAFNITAMSFEPEQIAAEIRKHIPEFKMEYDVDPVRQAIAESWPDSIDCTAAKEEWGFKTEYDLAKMTADMLEKLKAKGI, encoded by the coding sequence ATGAAAAAAATATTAGTTACAGGCTCATTAGGGCAAATTGGAAGTGAACTTGTTGCAAAACTAAGAGATGTATATGGCACTAATAATGTAATAGCATCTGATATTAGAAAACCAGAAGGAAATCCAACAGTTGAGAGTGGTCCATTTGAGATTTTAGACGTACTAGATGCTCAAAAAATGAGTAGTATTGTTAAAGATAATAACGTAGATTCTATAATTCATTTAGCTGCATTATTATCTGCAGTTGCAGAAGCAAAACCTCAACTTGCTTGGAATATAAATATGGGTGGTTTAGTAAACGCACTAGAAGTTGCTAGAGAAGGAAAGTGCCAATTCTTTACTCCAAGTTCAATAGGTGCTTTCGGTCCATCAACTCCAAAAGTAAGTACTCCACAAGATACATTACAAAGACCTCAAACAATGTATGGTGTAACTAAAGTTTCGGGAGAATTATTATGTGATTACTATTTCAAAAAATTTGGAGTAGATACAAGAGGAGTTAGATTCCCAGGATTAATTTCATACGTTGCGCCTCCAGGGGGAGGAACTACAGATTATGCTGTAGATATTTATTATGAAGCATTAAAGAACAAAGCATATACAAGTTATATAGGAAAAGGAACTCATATGGACATGATGTACATGCCTGATGCATTAAATGCTATAGTTAATTTAATGGAAGCAGACCCTGCTAAATTAAAACATAGAAATGCATTTAATATAACGGCTATGAGTTTTGAACCAGAACAAATTGCAGCAGAAATAAGAAAACATATACCAGAATTTAAAATGGAATATGATGTAGATCCAGTAAGACAAGCTATAGCAGAAAGCTGGCCAGATTCAATTGACTGCACAGCAGCAAAAGAAGAATGGGGCTTCAAAACTGAATATGATCTAGCAAAAATGACTGCTGATATGTTAGAAAAATTAAAAGCAAAAGGAATTTAG
- the nth gene encoding endonuclease III, which translates to MDKKEIDIVLKILEETYKGAKCGLDFDTPYQLLVSTILSAQCTDERVNKVCGELYKDYGTPDKIVSLSEEELGEKIKSCGFYKNKSKNILGATRIIINKYKGEIPETMEELIELPGVGRKTANVVLSNAFGVPAIAVDTHVFRLSNRIGIGKGEDVGRVEKELMKNIPKEKWSDSHHYLIWHGRKICKARKPNCDECPLVPHCDYYRSL; encoded by the coding sequence ATGGATAAAAAAGAAATAGATATAGTATTAAAAATCTTAGAGGAAACCTATAAAGGGGCAAAATGTGGATTAGATTTTGATACTCCATATCAGCTATTGGTGTCCACAATTTTATCAGCACAATGTACAGATGAAAGAGTAAATAAAGTTTGTGGTGAACTTTATAAAGATTATGGAACACCTGATAAGATAGTTTCTCTAAGTGAAGAAGAATTAGGAGAGAAAATAAAATCTTGTGGTTTTTATAAAAATAAGAGTAAAAATATTTTAGGAGCTACAAGAATAATTATAAATAAGTACAAAGGTGAAATCCCAGAAACTATGGAGGAGTTAATAGAGCTTCCCGGTGTAGGAAGAAAAACTGCTAACGTAGTTCTTTCCAATGCCTTTGGTGTACCAGCTATAGCAGTAGATACCCATGTGTTTAGACTGTCTAATAGAATAGGTATAGGAAAGGGAGAAGATGTAGGTAGGGTAGAAAAAGAATTAATGAAGAACATACCGAAGGAAAAATGGAGTGATTCCCATCATTACTTAATTTGGCATGGAAGAAAAATATGCAAGGCTAGAAAACCAAATTGTGATGAATGTCCTTTAGTTCCACATTGTGATTATTATAGAAGTTTATAA
- the queG gene encoding tRNA epoxyqueuosine(34) reductase QueG, producing the protein MELKDKIKKFCNSLGLNNIGFIECKRFDDLEKFLKYKKEKGILNEFEEEDIEKRIDPKLLMKEGKTIISIAFPYFYEDVKKDLIYFSKYTLGMDYHIIVKEYLNKIGEYIVELGGNYKCFVDNNPLPERYIAMKSGVGFIGKNNCLITEEYGSYIFLGEIITDLYIEEDKPIKNKCGECNKCTKACPTKAILNWDTKNNASGINNNSNVCLSYINQKKQLEDVWIKKIGGRIWGCDTCQDVCPFNQNIKKSNLEAFKPIEYMKKPNLEELSTLDKRTFNEKYKSIACSWRGKNILTRNTFIALKNIKKEIPHIDKFNSPYVEEYYNKIKNLK; encoded by the coding sequence ATGGAACTTAAGGATAAAATAAAGAAGTTTTGTAATTCTTTAGGATTAAATAACATTGGTTTTATTGAATGTAAAAGATTTGATGACCTAGAAAAGTTCTTAAAATATAAAAAAGAAAAAGGAATACTTAATGAATTTGAAGAAGAGGATATAGAGAAAAGGATAGATCCTAAACTTCTTATGAAAGAAGGAAAAACTATAATATCAATAGCATTTCCATATTTCTATGAAGATGTAAAAAAGGATTTAATTTATTTTTCCAAATACACATTAGGGATGGATTATCACATAATAGTAAAAGAATATCTTAATAAAATAGGAGAATATATAGTAGAACTAGGTGGTAATTATAAATGTTTTGTAGATAATAATCCACTACCAGAGAGGTATATTGCAATGAAATCTGGTGTAGGGTTTATCGGTAAGAATAATTGTTTAATTACAGAAGAGTACGGTTCATATATTTTCCTTGGAGAGATAATTACAGATCTATATATAGAAGAGGATAAACCAATTAAAAATAAATGTGGTGAATGTAATAAGTGTACTAAAGCTTGTCCTACAAAGGCTATATTAAATTGGGATACGAAAAACAATGCAAGTGGAATAAATAATAATTCTAATGTATGTTTATCGTATATAAATCAGAAAAAACAGTTAGAGGATGTATGGATAAAAAAAATAGGGGGAAGGATTTGGGGCTGTGACACTTGTCAAGATGTTTGTCCTTTCAATCAAAATATAAAAAAAAGTAATTTAGAAGCTTTTAAACCCATAGAATATATGAAGAAGCCAAACTTAGAAGAGCTTAGTACTCTAGATAAAAGAACTTTCAACGAAAAATATAAAAGCATAGCATGTTCATGGAGAGGAAAAAATATTCTTACAAGAAATACTTTTATAGCTTTAAAGAATATTAAAAAGGAAATTCCTCATATTGATAAATTTAACTCTCCATATGTTGAAGAATATTATAATAAAATAAAAAACTTAAAGTAA
- a CDS encoding CBS domain-containing protein: protein MFVNNLMLPKEKLITVSPKETVKKALELIEEHKFLSIPVSEGNKFYGTISKERIYTFYFEKNLDKKSLLEEFLVENVLREDVPRINPMAQIEEASHFLATKNTAFVAVINASNQFEGIITHNAVFKQFTELFGLNRGKRISVIAHDIPGQISKLSKIITENNARIISFVVVDPKSLTEVKEIVIRVNADNFDDILRKIRDAGFKVQ from the coding sequence ATGTTTGTAAATAATTTAATGCTACCTAAGGAAAAATTGATTACAGTTTCGCCAAAGGAGACTGTGAAAAAGGCTTTAGAACTTATAGAAGAGCATAAATTTTTATCTATTCCTGTATCAGAGGGGAACAAATTTTATGGTACTATTTCAAAAGAAAGAATTTATACATTTTACTTCGAAAAGAATTTAGATAAAAAAAGTCTCCTAGAAGAATTTTTAGTTGAAAATGTATTAAGAGAAGATGTACCAAGAATTAATCCCATGGCTCAAATTGAAGAAGCATCACATTTTTTAGCTACTAAAAATACAGCATTTGTAGCAGTTATAAATGCCTCTAATCAATTCGAAGGCATAATAACTCATAATGCAGTTTTTAAACAGTTTACTGAATTATTTGGCCTTAATAGAGGTAAGCGAATATCTGTTATAGCTCATGACATTCCCGGACAAATCTCAAAGCTTTCTAAAATAATCACAGAAAATAATGCAAGAATTATAAGTTTTGTAGTTGTAGACCCTAAAAGTTTAACTGAGGTTAAGGAAATAGTAATTAGAGTAAATGCAGATAATTTTGATGATATATTAAGAAAAATTAGAGATGCAGGTTTTAAGGTACAATAA
- the rimI gene encoding ribosomal protein S18-alanine N-acetyltransferase — MNSCKFVFKNMELCDIEDTYLVNTLSLKVPWSIESFNDELNNNLAHYIVCKCGKSVIAFAGMWIITDEAHITNVAVHPKYRKMGIGSSLIKELKKICIQHSVLHMTLEVRESNLNAQRLYLREGFKNCGIRKSFYTSPIENAIIMWSDII, encoded by the coding sequence ATGAATTCCTGTAAATTTGTATTTAAGAATATGGAACTTTGTGATATAGAAGATACATATTTGGTAAATACCTTAAGTTTAAAAGTTCCTTGGAGTATAGAATCATTTAATGACGAATTAAATAACAATCTTGCACACTATATAGTATGTAAATGTGGAAAAAGTGTTATTGCATTTGCAGGAATGTGGATAATTACTGATGAGGCTCATATAACTAATGTAGCTGTTCACCCTAAATATAGAAAAATGGGAATAGGAAGCTCCTTAATAAAAGAATTAAAAAAAATTTGTATACAACATAGTGTTTTGCATATGACCCTAGAGGTAAGAGAATCTAATCTAAATGCACAAAGACTTTATCTTAGAGAAGGTTTTAAAAACTGTGGTATTAGGAAAAGTTTTTATACTAGCCCCATAGAAAATGCTATTATTATGTGGAGTGATATAATTTAA
- a CDS encoding glycine C-acetyltransferase, translating into MSSKILEKFLKENLEDLKQKGLYNVINPLQSANGPMITIDEKEFVNLSSNNYLGLATHPRMVEANIEATKKYGVGAGAVRTINGTLQVHVELEQKLAEFKHTESAIAFQSGFNCNMAAIQAVMDKNDAILSDELNHASIIDGCKLSRAKIIRFNHSDMNDLREKAKEAKESGLYNKIMVITDGVFSMDGDIAKLPEIVEIAEEFDLITYVDDAHGSGVLGKGAGTVKHFGLSDKIDFQIGTLSKAIGVVGGYVAGKKDLIDWLKVRGRPFLFSTSLTPGAAASCIEAINILTESTELWEKLWENGNYLKKGLKELGFNIGNSETPITPCIIGEETKAQEFSKRLYEEGVYAKSIVFPTVPKGTGRVRNMPTAAHTKEMLDNALKAYEKVGKEMGIIK; encoded by the coding sequence ATGTCTAGCAAAATTTTAGAAAAATTTTTAAAGGAAAATTTAGAGGACTTAAAACAAAAAGGATTATATAATGTTATAAATCCTTTACAGAGTGCAAACGGACCAATGATTACAATTGATGAGAAGGAATTTGTAAATCTTTCATCTAATAACTATTTAGGACTAGCTACTCATCCAAGAATGGTTGAAGCTAATATAGAAGCTACTAAAAAGTATGGTGTTGGTGCAGGGGCAGTTAGAACAATTAATGGAACATTACAGGTGCACGTTGAACTTGAACAAAAACTTGCAGAATTTAAACACACAGAATCAGCTATAGCATTCCAATCAGGATTTAACTGTAACATGGCAGCAATACAAGCTGTAATGGACAAAAATGATGCTATATTATCTGATGAATTAAACCATGCTTCTATTATTGATGGATGTAAATTATCAAGAGCTAAAATTATAAGATTTAACCATTCAGATATGAATGATTTAAGAGAAAAAGCTAAAGAAGCAAAAGAATCAGGTTTATATAACAAGATAATGGTTATAACTGATGGAGTTTTTTCAATGGATGGAGATATAGCAAAACTTCCTGAGATTGTAGAAATAGCAGAAGAATTTGATTTAATAACATATGTAGATGATGCTCATGGTTCAGGAGTATTAGGAAAAGGTGCTGGAACAGTTAAGCATTTTGGACTTTCTGATAAAATAGACTTCCAAATAGGTACATTATCTAAGGCAATAGGGGTTGTTGGCGGATATGTAGCAGGTAAGAAGGATCTTATAGATTGGTTAAAAGTTAGAGGTAGACCATTCCTATTCTCAACTTCATTAACTCCAGGTGCAGCAGCATCTTGTATAGAAGCTATAAATATTTTAACCGAAAGTACTGAGCTTTGGGAAAAACTTTGGGAAAATGGCAACTATTTGAAGAAAGGCTTAAAAGAATTAGGCTTTAATATTGGAAATAGTGAAACACCAATTACTCCTTGTATAATCGGTGAGGAGACAAAGGCTCAGGAATTTAGTAAGAGACTGTATGAAGAAGGGGTTTATGCTAAGTCAATAGTATTCCCAACAGTTCCAAAGGGAACAGGAAGAGTTAGAAATATGCCAACAGCAGCTCATACTAAAGAAATGTTAGATAATGCTCTAAAAGCTTACGAAAAAGTAGGTAAAGAAATGGGGATTATAAAATAA
- a CDS encoding NAD(P)-dependent malic enzyme translates to MSYGEQALKVHKENKGKLEVISKIKVDTREDLAVAYTPGVAEPCLQIAKDNEKIFDYTIKSHTVAIVTNGSAVLGLGNIGAGAGLPVMEGKALLFKEFGDVDAFPICIDSQDPEEIIKTVKLIEPVFGGINLEDIKAPECFYIEETLKKELNIPVFHDDQHGTAIVTLAGLYNALKITGKSIDEIGVVINGSGAAGIAICKLLISAGAKNIVMCDSKGAIVKGASNLNASKAEIAEITNKNLEKGTLADVVKGKDVFIGVSGPGVLTKEMVKTMNKDSIIFAMANPTPEIMPDEAKEAGARVIATGRSDFPNQINNVLVFPGIFKGALKVRAKEITNDMKLAAAKAVANLVKEEELNEEFIIPYALDKTVADSVAKEVERIAIETGIARIK, encoded by the coding sequence ATGTCATATGGTGAACAAGCGTTAAAAGTACACAAAGAAAATAAGGGTAAACTTGAAGTAATAAGCAAAATTAAGGTTGATACAAGAGAAGATTTAGCAGTTGCATATACTCCAGGTGTTGCAGAACCTTGCCTTCAAATTGCAAAGGATAATGAAAAAATATTCGACTATACAATAAAAAGCCATACAGTAGCAATAGTTACTAATGGAAGTGCAGTTCTAGGCTTAGGGAATATAGGAGCAGGTGCGGGACTTCCAGTTATGGAGGGAAAAGCACTATTATTTAAAGAATTTGGTGATGTAGATGCATTCCCAATCTGTATAGACTCTCAAGACCCAGAAGAAATAATTAAAACTGTTAAACTAATAGAACCAGTATTTGGTGGAATTAACTTAGAAGATATAAAAGCGCCTGAATGTTTTTATATAGAAGAAACATTAAAGAAAGAATTAAACATACCAGTATTTCATGATGACCAACATGGTACAGCTATTGTTACTTTAGCTGGCTTATATAATGCATTAAAAATTACAGGAAAATCTATTGATGAGATTGGTGTAGTTATAAATGGTTCAGGAGCAGCTGGAATTGCTATTTGTAAACTTCTTATAAGTGCTGGTGCTAAAAACATCGTAATGTGTGATAGTAAAGGTGCAATAGTTAAAGGAGCTTCTAATTTAAATGCTTCAAAAGCTGAAATTGCTGAAATTACTAATAAAAATCTTGAAAAGGGTACTTTAGCTGATGTTGTTAAAGGAAAAGATGTGTTCATAGGAGTTTCAGGACCAGGAGTTTTAACAAAAGAAATGGTTAAGACTATGAATAAAGATTCTATAATATTTGCTATGGCAAATCCTACACCAGAAATAATGCCAGATGAAGCAAAAGAAGCAGGTGCAAGAGTTATAGCTACAGGTAGATCAGATTTCCCAAATCAAATAAATAATGTACTTGTATTCCCAGGAATATTCAAAGGTGCTTTAAAAGTAAGAGCAAAAGAAATAACTAATGATATGAAACTTGCAGCAGCTAAGGCAGTAGCTAACTTAGTTAAAGAAGAAGAGTTAAATGAAGAATTTATAATTCCATATGCTTTAGATAAAACAGTAGCAGATTCAGTAGCTAAGGAAGTTGAAAGAATAGCTATCGAAACTGGAATAGCTAGAATAAAATAA
- a CDS encoding ECF transporter S component, translating into MERSNQKLELSVLIKVSMLAVISLLLMQIELSLSFLFPEFLKIDLSDIPALFGGFALGPIAGVLILLLKNLLHGILMTKTAFIGEVANFSVGVFLIYISSHIYIKNRSKKGAILGLLTGTIVMALVAGIMNYYIFMPAYANLYGVSVDSFVKMASKVNGNVNSFKSLIYWSIIPFNLLKGFIVSLVSMGLYKSLAPVILNNKHKNKLNIDNK; encoded by the coding sequence ATGGAAAGATCAAACCAAAAACTAGAATTAAGTGTGTTAATTAAAGTTTCTATGCTTGCTGTAATATCTTTATTATTAATGCAAATAGAACTTTCATTATCATTCTTATTTCCTGAGTTTTTAAAAATTGATTTAAGTGACATACCAGCTTTATTTGGAGGATTTGCACTAGGACCAATTGCGGGAGTTTTAATTTTGTTACTTAAAAACTTGTTACATGGTATATTAATGACTAAAACTGCTTTCATAGGGGAAGTTGCAAACTTTTCTGTAGGTGTATTTTTAATATATATATCAAGCCATATATATATTAAAAATAGGAGTAAAAAGGGCGCTATTCTAGGATTATTAACTGGGACAATCGTTATGGCATTAGTGGCAGGAATTATGAATTACTATATATTTATGCCTGCATATGCTAATCTTTATGGAGTATCTGTTGATTCCTTTGTAAAAATGGCTAGTAAGGTAAATGGAAATGTAAATAGTTTTAAAAGTCTAATATATTGGTCTATAATTCCATTTAATCTACTAAAGGGTTTTATAGTATCTTTAGTTTCTATGGGGTTATATAAAAGTTTAGCACCAGTAATTTTAAATAATAAGCATAAGAATAAATTGAATATTGATAATAAATAA
- the tsaB gene encoding tRNA (adenosine(37)-N6)-threonylcarbamoyltransferase complex dimerization subunit type 1 TsaB produces the protein MKILSLDSSSESASCALLEDNKLLGEITFNYKKQHSVIIMPIIDSLLKNTETYITDIDGFVISKGPGSFTGLRIGMATIKGLSQGLNKPLTSVSSLDALAYNLAFSDGIICPIMDALRNTVYTSIYKFENNKLIRLCDYMAIHIDELIEKVKEYNCKVTFIGDGTYKLKQHLIDNLSGANLNFAPTHLNLVKASSLGELGLNSLNEGTAENIFALSPIYLKKSQAEREYEEKHKEGV, from the coding sequence ATGAAAATACTAAGCCTAGACTCTTCTAGTGAAAGTGCAAGTTGTGCTTTGCTAGAAGATAATAAACTTTTAGGTGAGATAACTTTTAATTATAAAAAACAACACTCTGTAATTATTATGCCTATAATAGATTCCCTACTTAAAAATACAGAAACATATATTACTGATATTGATGGCTTTGTTATATCCAAAGGCCCTGGTTCCTTTACAGGCTTAAGAATAGGAATGGCTACTATAAAAGGATTAAGTCAAGGACTTAACAAACCTTTAACTAGTGTATCTTCTTTAGATGCTTTAGCCTATAATTTAGCCTTTTCTGATGGAATAATATGTCCTATAATGGATGCCTTAAGAAATACAGTATATACTTCTATATATAAATTTGAAAACAATAAATTAATACGACTATGCGATTATATGGCTATTCATATAGATGAACTTATAGAAAAAGTTAAAGAATACAACTGTAAGGTAACTTTTATTGGTGATGGAACATATAAATTAAAGCAACACTTAATAGATAATCTCTCTGGTGCGAATTTAAATTTTGCTCCAACACATTTAAATCTAGTTAAAGCCTCTTCCCTTGGGGAGCTTGGATTAAATTCTTTAAATGAAGGTACTGCAGAAAATATATTCGCCTTATCTCCTATTTATTTGAAGAAGTCTCAAGCCGAAAGAGAATACGAAGAAAAACATAAAGAAGGTGTATAG
- the tsaE gene encoding tRNA (adenosine(37)-N6)-threonylcarbamoyltransferase complex ATPase subunit type 1 TsaE yields the protein MNLLVNSVEETYNLGVKLGKLCGSGDIICLIGDLGTGKTHMSKGIAKGLEIEDHITSPTFTIVNEYLGRLKLNHFDVYRVNDPDEIEAIGFDEYIFSDSVSIIEWANYIEDLIPKEDALYIYINKIPEESPNTREIIFKYINKKYDYVKELQ from the coding sequence ATGAATTTATTAGTTAATTCTGTAGAAGAAACTTATAATCTTGGAGTTAAATTAGGAAAACTTTGTGGTAGTGGAGATATTATCTGTCTTATAGGTGATTTAGGAACCGGTAAAACCCATATGAGCAAAGGAATTGCTAAAGGACTTGAAATTGAAGACCATATTACAAGCCCTACATTTACTATAGTTAATGAATATCTTGGAAGACTTAAACTTAATCATTTTGATGTATATAGAGTTAATGATCCTGATGAAATAGAAGCCATTGGCTTTGACGAATATATATTTTCGGACTCAGTTTCTATTATTGAATGGGCCAATTATATTGAAGATTTGATTCCTAAGGAAGATGCGCTCTATATATACATAAATAAAATTCCAGAAGAGTCTCCTAATACTAGGGAAATAATTTTTAAATATATAAATAAAAAATATGATTATGTAAAGGAGCTACAATAA
- a CDS encoding NAD(P)/FAD-dependent oxidoreductase: protein MDYDVVIIGGGAAGLAAAIGAKKQGADKVLILEKENYLGGILNQCIHNGFGKYLFNKEVTGPEYASIFIEEVKKLGIEYKTKTMVLEIDKNKKILAVNGKEGVIEIQCKALVLAMGCREKTRGVAKVSGSAFAGVFTAGMVQRLINLEGVMPGKEVVILGSGDLGLIMAKRLTLEGAKVKAVIENLSYCGGLEENYYTCLKNFNIPLKLKYTITDINGKERVNGVTIARVDDNKRVIKGTEEFICCDTVVLSVGLVPDGELFKNMGLRINRITGGTEVDESMQSNIEGVFSAGNIVHLHDYVDDVTREGFLAGKSATKYVLEKLDNKKSFKVSEGRGISYILPKIVHIGNIDENVEFKFRSSKEYENVKIRFSFGDNFIEIHKKKVIPSKMEVITLSKEELLKNYREDKVLVEICEK from the coding sequence ATGGATTATGATGTAGTGATTATAGGAGGTGGCGCTGCAGGTCTTGCAGCTGCTATAGGAGCAAAAAAACAAGGTGCAGATAAGGTACTTATATTAGAGAAAGAAAACTATCTAGGAGGTATACTGAACCAATGTATACATAATGGGTTTGGGAAATACCTTTTTAATAAAGAAGTTACAGGGCCAGAATACGCTTCTATATTTATAGAAGAAGTAAAAAAACTAGGTATAGAATATAAAACTAAAACTATGGTTTTAGAAATTGATAAGAATAAGAAAATATTAGCGGTTAATGGAAAAGAAGGAGTTATAGAAATACAATGTAAAGCTCTTGTCTTAGCTATGGGTTGTAGGGAAAAGACTAGAGGAGTAGCTAAGGTTTCAGGAAGTGCTTTTGCTGGAGTATTTACAGCTGGAATGGTTCAACGTTTAATAAACTTAGAAGGAGTAATGCCAGGGAAAGAAGTAGTAATACTAGGTTCGGGAGATTTAGGGCTTATTATGGCAAAGAGACTAACTTTAGAAGGTGCGAAAGTTAAAGCTGTAATAGAAAATTTATCTTACTGTGGTGGACTAGAGGAAAATTATTATACATGTCTAAAAAATTTCAATATCCCTCTAAAACTTAAATATACCATTACAGATATAAATGGCAAAGAGAGAGTGAATGGAGTAACAATAGCAAGAGTTGATGATAATAAAAGAGTAATAAAAGGAACAGAAGAATTTATCTGTTGTGATACTGTAGTGCTTTCAGTAGGATTAGTGCCTGATGGAGAATTGTTTAAAAATATGGGTTTAAGGATAAATAGAATAACAGGTGGTACGGAAGTAGATGAAAGCATGCAAAGTAATATAGAAGGTGTTTTTTCTGCTGGGAATATAGTACATCTACATGACTATGTAGATGATGTTACTAGAGAAGGTTTTTTGGCAGGAAAAAGTGCTACAAAATATGTATTAGAGAAACTAGATAATAAGAAGAGTTTTAAAGTTTCCGAGGGGAGAGGAATCTCATATATACTACCTAAAATTGTTCACATAGGAAATATAGATGAGAATGTTGAATTTAAGTTTCGTTCATCTAAAGAATATGAGAATGTGAAAATTAGGTTTAGCTTTGGAGATAATTTTATAGAAATTCATAAGAAGAAAGTCATACCAAGCAAGATGGAAGTAATTACTTTAAGCAAAGAAGAACTACTAAAAAATTATAGGGAAGATAAAGTTTTAGTAGAAATATGTGAAAAGTAA
- a CDS encoding lysophospholipid acyltransferase family protein, translating into MISPTMAKLISILPEGIVHFLARKVVDKNINKYANIKINGLENLKGIKTPTIFICNHLSNSDGLILGKVLKDFDPTFVAGIKLSNDPTTNLAIGIHKTTTIKPNTADKEGLKNIMNLIKEGENIIIFPEGTRSRTGKMIQAKKGILLISKLTKAPIVPIGLYGTEKLLPINKEGDMSSEKFNYADVNISIGKQFFMPKKESDEDKKVYEERAINEIMYSIAELIPEEYRGVYSK; encoded by the coding sequence ATGATATCTCCTACAATGGCCAAACTAATTTCTATATTACCAGAAGGGATTGTTCATTTTCTTGCAAGAAAAGTTGTAGATAAAAATATTAATAAGTATGCAAATATAAAAATAAATGGATTAGAGAATTTAAAAGGTATTAAGACACCTACAATATTTATATGTAATCACTTAAGCAACTCTGATGGACTTATTTTAGGTAAAGTACTTAAAGACTTTGATCCTACCTTTGTTGCAGGAATAAAGTTATCTAACGATCCAACTACTAATTTAGCAATAGGTATACATAAGACAACTACAATTAAACCTAATACTGCTGATAAAGAGGGACTTAAAAATATAATGAATCTTATAAAAGAGGGAGAAAATATTATTATATTCCCAGAAGGAACTAGAAGTAGAACAGGTAAAATGATACAAGCTAAAAAAGGTATACTTCTTATCAGTAAGCTTACAAAAGCACCTATAGTTCCAATAGGATTATATGGAACGGAAAAATTATTACCTATTAATAAAGAGGGAGATATGAGTAGTGAAAAGTTTAACTATGCTGACGTAAATATTAGCATAGGAAAACAATTTTTTATGCCTAAAAAAGAAAGTGATGAAGATAAAAAAGTATATGAAGAGAGAGCTATAAATGAAATTATGTATAGCATAGCAGAGCTAATCCCTGAAGAATACAGAGGAGTTTATTCAAAATAA